The genomic window AACGTCACGGGCGTCTTGCGTGCGCCGATTTATGGGCCGCTGGGGCCGGGCGACACTGTAAGCCTTGTGGGTAACGGCCCTTCGCCGTCCATTCCCGCAGGAACGGTGGATTATGGTGGCAGGCCGCTTCTGGCTGGTGCCGGCTATACAGCGCAGCTGTTTGCCGCGCCAGGGGCAGACCAGCCCGAGTCCTCCTTGCAGCCCGCAACGCCCACGACGACGTTCCGTACAGGCGCCGCCGCGGGCTTTGTCGCACTGGTGACGGCCACACTGCCCAACGTGCCGCCGGATGCCCCGGTTGCCACATTGCAACTGCGTGTGTGGGACAACATGGGCGGGACGGTGACCACGTGGGCGCAGGCGGAGGCCCTGTGGCTGTCGGGTCAGATCGCTGCCGGCAAGTCGCTGACTTTCAACGTCAACGCCATTGGTGGCACGCTGAACCCGCCGCCCAACTTGGTGGGGCTGCAAAGCTTCAACATCTACTACATCCCCGAGCCGGGCACGCTGGCGCTGCTCGGTCTGGGCGCGCTCGGGTTGATGGTCTTCCGTCGGAAGTAATCACCTGACCGCAAACTTTCAGGGCCGCACGGTTCGCCGTGCGGCCTTTTCTTTTCCGCCCTTCCACCAGCGACCATCGCCAAAGCGCCAAGCTGCCAACCGCAACGTGCTGTGGCTCATCGCAGGGCACCCCCTGCTTGAGCAATCGGCAAACCCCGCCCACCGCGAAATTACCCGCCGTCCGCTGTCGCACTGAAGCTCGGCCAAGCCGGGCCTCCTGGCTGGCGTCCGGTCGCACCGCCACTGAAACCGTAGGTTGCCCCGGTGCCAATGCGCCGGAACAAATCCCGCCGTATCAAAGCAGAGCTGCCCAATCGCTGCCCGACCGGGACCTCCCAATTGCCGGCGCTCGGCAGGGACAGCCTTCGGCGCGCGCACGAACGGAAGCGCCTGGGAAAGGCATGCCTCAAGTGCACACGAGCAGCATCTTCAAGAGCCCGGGCAAGGAACGGAGGGGGAAACGATACGCGGAATTGCGGAATCTTTTCGTAAAAGAGGATCGGCTCCCTCATTGAGGCCAACCGGTTCAAATCCCCGCCGTGAAACCCGGCTGCATCAGGGCCGAAAACGAAGAGCGACTGACCTCTCAACGGCACATTCGGTCGAAATTACGCACTGCCCATGGCAAGCCGGGTCGAACCACAAGTGATTATCAGGCCGTTGAAAAACACT from Limisphaera ngatamarikiensis includes these protein-coding regions:
- a CDS encoding PEP-CTERM sorting domain-containing protein translates to MKKTLVVAMALACAASAFAQGTVVFVNNVTGVLRAPIYGPLGPGDTVSLVGNGPSPSIPAGTVDYGGRPLLAGAGYTAQLFAAPGADQPESSLQPATPTTTFRTGAAAGFVALVTATLPNVPPDAPVATLQLRVWDNMGGTVTTWAQAEALWLSGQIAAGKSLTFNVNAIGGTLNPPPNLVGLQSFNIYYIPEPGTLALLGLGALGLMVFRRK